The Glandiceps talaboti chromosome 9, keGlaTala1.1, whole genome shotgun sequence genome window below encodes:
- the LOC144440267 gene encoding transmembrane protein 218-like isoform X2 produces the protein MATVLGVGVGIFILAFIWTLTFALCLFFSRSQGGLKLSDIVYLTPECLWNAGIGIFFLSLIITLILIFFPREDPSAPVVEDYTIYDNTIIGRTVLVSFMGLFVLVGVVFVFLFHWMDPMLAKPIKKRY, from the exons atggcaacagtACTTGGTGTTGGAGTAGGAATCTTCATACTTGCCTTTATATGGACATTGACTTTTGCCCTGTGTCTTTTCTTCTCTAGGTCACAGGGGGGACTCAA ACTGTCAGATATTGTTTATTTGACCCCCGAGTGTCTGTG GAATGCTGGTATTGGTATATTTTTTCTATCACTCATTATAACACTCATACTGATATTCTTTCCAAGGGAAGACCCTAGTGCCCCAGTAGTGGAGGACTACACA ATCTATGATAACACTATCATTGGAAGGACAGTACTGGTATCATTTATGGGCTTATTTGTTCTAGTAGGGGTGGtttttgtctttctattccacTGGATGGACCCAATGCTGGCAAAACCTATCAAGAAAAGATATTAA
- the LOC144440265 gene encoding uncharacterized protein LOC144440265, with protein MAENITLLQRTESDEQYMKRTEPCTEHYTESAAQYTEKTQRYIDDEDQYTLGPEEYEELFPQNRMYDAELNEEYQEAILTADDRNEPPLTHPFPIVKVKKRKRKFENKDNTVTKIAKVDSQNGNTEATVAVPKTKTAEDRKMMAQKMREKRRLESLAKKKETENEKARLAAAIANRKKQVTSTSR; from the coding sequence ATGGCTGAAAACATAACTTTACTACAGCGTACAGAGTCTGATGAACAGTATATGAAGAGAACTGAACCATGTACAGAACATTATACAGAAAGTGCAGCACAGTATACAGAGAAAACACAACGTTACATAGATGATGAGGACCAGTATACGTTAGGACCAGAAGAGTATGAAGAGTTATTTCCACAAAACAGGATGTATGATGCAGAGTTGAATGAAGAGTACCAGGAAGCTATTTTAACTGCTGATGATAGGAATGAACCACCTCTGACGCATCCCTTCCCCATCGTCAAAGTGAAAAAAAGAAAgcgtaaatttgaaaataaagacaatacAGTCACAAAGATTGCTAAAGTTGATTCACAGAATGGAAATACTGAGGCCACTGTTGCTGTACCCAAAACAAAGACGGCTGAAGACAGGAAAATGATGGCCCAGAAAATGAGGGAGAAGAGACGACTTGAGAGTCTTGCCAAGAAAAAAGAGACAGAGAATGAGAAAGCTAGACTTGCAGCAGCAATTGCTAATAGAAAGAAACAAGTCACCTCAACATCAAGATGA
- the LOC144440150 gene encoding succinate dehydrogenase cytochrome b560 subunit, mitochondrial-like — protein sequence MALLARTVRCKHLLFKQTSPVFVCRVLASGGSISTPSKVPLYHLEDRKEKDQFWDFQNNVFWKKQKTLKRPRSPFWIYQPQLTAILSICHRATGAIMALSVSTFAITMNVLPQDFMHYVDIIKGLELHPLLLYAGKATIAWPLMYHMGNGVRHLFWDMGYGFEMKNLYRSGYAVVLWSIIAAWGLAAIPVS from the exons ATGGCGCTGCTAGCAAG AACAGTCAGATGTAAGCATCTACTTTTCAAGCAGACAAGTCCGGTGTTTGTTTGCAG GGTACTTGCCTCAGGTGGTAGTATTTCAACACCTAGTAAGGTACCACTCTATCATTTAGAAGATCGCAAAGAAAAGGATCAATTCTGGGATTTCCAAAATAATGTCTTCTGGaagaaacaaaaaacactgaaacGTCCACGTTCACCATTCTGGATTTACCAG CCTCAACTGACAGCAATCTTGTCAATCTGTCACAGAGCAACTGGTGCCATTATGGCTCTTA GTGTTTCCACCTTTGCGATTACAATGAATGTATTGCCACAAGACTTCATGCATTATGTGGACATCATCAAAGGATTAGAGCTACATCCACTATTATTGTATGCTGGAAAGGCAACAATAGCCTGGCCACTAATGTACCATATGGGTAACGGTGTTAGACATCTT TTCTGGGATATGGGTTATGGCTTTGAAATGAAGAACCTATATCGATCTGGTTATGCTGTAGTCTTGTGGTCCATCATTGCTGCATGGGGTCTGGCTGCTATTCCAGTCTCCTAA
- the LOC144440267 gene encoding transmembrane protein 218-like isoform X1: MATVLGVGVGIFILAFIWTLTFALCLFFSRSQGGLKNAGIGIFFLSLIITLILIFFPREDPSAPVVEDYTIYDNTIIGRTVLVSFMGLFVLVGVVFVFLFHWMDPMLAKPIKKRY; encoded by the exons atggcaacagtACTTGGTGTTGGAGTAGGAATCTTCATACTTGCCTTTATATGGACATTGACTTTTGCCCTGTGTCTTTTCTTCTCTAGGTCACAGGGGGGACTCAA GAATGCTGGTATTGGTATATTTTTTCTATCACTCATTATAACACTCATACTGATATTCTTTCCAAGGGAAGACCCTAGTGCCCCAGTAGTGGAGGACTACACA ATCTATGATAACACTATCATTGGAAGGACAGTACTGGTATCATTTATGGGCTTATTTGTTCTAGTAGGGGTGGtttttgtctttctattccacTGGATGGACCCAATGCTGGCAAAACCTATCAAGAAAAGATATTAA
- the LOC144440325 gene encoding cyclin-dependent kinases regulatory subunit-like, producing the protein MPTETQHQPISYSEKYCDDRYEYRHVILPAELAKLVPKTHLMTETEWRNLGVQQSPGWEHYMNHVPEPQVLLFRRLKPDS; encoded by the exons ATGCCTACAGAAACTCAACACCAACCAATCTCTTATTCTGAAAAATACTGTGATGACAGGTATGaatacag ACATGTGATCCTGCCGGCAGAGTTGGCTAAACTGGTTCCTAAGACTCACTTGATGACAGAGACAGAATGGAGGAATCTAGGTGTACAACAGTCACCGGGATGGGAACATTATATGAATCATGTACCAG AGCCACAAGTACTCCTTTTTAGAAGACTGAAACCAGACAGTTGA